The following proteins are co-located in the Vigna unguiculata cultivar IT97K-499-35 chromosome 9, ASM411807v1, whole genome shotgun sequence genome:
- the LOC114196159 gene encoding glucan endo-1,3-beta-glucosidase 5-like: protein MGGGKFGRCDFFVVVDVVVLVVLVGSVGGIGVNWGTQSTHPLSPSKVVKMLKDNGIQKVKLFDADPGILDALKKSGIQVMVGIPNDMLYTLANSVEAAEKWVSKNVSKHVSSGGVDIRYVAVGNEPFLSTYNGTYETTTLPALQNIQAALTKSGLSNRVKVTVPLNADVYQSSSEKPSDGGFRPDINSLMVQIVKFLNDNGAPFTVNIYPFISLYADPNFPVDYAFFNGYQPAINDNGRTYDNVFDANHDTLVWALQKNGFGNLPIIVGEIGWPTDGDRNANLQYAQRFNQGFMSRYMSGKGTPMRPNPIDAYLFSLIDEDAKSIQPGNFERHWGMFYLDGQPKYQLNLGSARGNNGLVGADGVDHLAKKWCVLKPSANLNDDQVAPSVAYACQNADCTSLGYGTSCGNLDVHGNISYAFNSYYQVNDQMDSACKFPGLSMVTDKDPSVGDCKFRIMIQTDSAVLHGKVGSLTTLLFSFVVFLCCNLLF from the exons ATGGGGGGTGGAAAGTTTGGAAGGtgtgatttttttgttgttgtcgATGTTGTTGTGTTGGTGGTGTTGGTGGGGTCAGTGGGTGGGATTGGTGTGAACTGGGGGACACAATCGACACACCCTTTGTCTCCTTCGAAGGTGGTGAAGATGCTGAAGGACAATGGCATTCAGAAGGTGAAGCTTTTTGATGCTGATCCTGGTATCTTGGATGCTCTCAAGAAGTCTGGGATACAGGTCATGGTGGGGATTCCCAATGACATGCTTTATACGCTCGCCAACAGTGTTGAAGCAGCTGAAAAATGGGTTTCCAAGAATGTTTCCAAACATGTCTCTTCTGGAGGAGTAGACATCAG GTATGTTGCAGTGGGGAATGAACCATTCTTGTCAACATACAATGGCACTTACGAAACCACAACTCTTCCAGCACTTCAAAACATTCAGGCAGCTCTAACAAAGTCCGGTTTGAGCAACCGTGTGAAGGTGACAGTCCCCTTAAACGCCGACGTGTACCAAAGCTCGTCAGAGAAGCCGTCAGACGGCGGTTTCAGACCAGACATCAACAGTCTGATGGTGCAGATTGTGAAGTTCTTGAACGACAATGGCGCACCTTTCACAGTGAACATCTACCCTTTCATCAGCCTCTACGCCGACCCCAATTTCCCTGTTGACTATGCCTTCTTTAACGGCTACCAGCCTGCTATAAACGACAACGGAAGAACCTACGACAATGTGTTTGATGCTAACCACGATACTTTGGTGTGGGCACTGCAGAAGAACGGCTTCGGAAACTTGCCTATAATTGTAGGGGAAATTGGGTGGCCCACAGATGGAGACAGAAACGCAAACCTTCAATACGCACAACGTTTCAACCAAGGTTTCATGTCGCGTTACATGTCTGGAAAAGGGACCCCAATGAGGCCTAATCCTATAGATGCTTATTTGTTCAGTCTGATAGATGAAGATGCGAAGAGCATTCAGCCAGGGAACTTTGAGCGTCACTGGGGCATGTTTTACTTGGATGGACAACCAAAATACCAGCTTAATCTTGGGTCTGCAAGAGGTAATAATGGGTTAGTGGGTGCTGATGGGGTTGATCACTTGGCTAAAAAATGGTGCGTTTTGAAACCTTCTGCAAACCTTAACGATGACCAAGTTGCACCTAGTGTGGCCTATGCCTGTCAGAATGCTGATTGCACTAGTCTTGGGTATGGAACTTCTTGTGGGAATTTGGATGTGCATGGTAACATTTCTTATGCGTTTAACAGTTACTATCAGGTCAATGACCAGATGGACAGTGCCTGCAAATTCCCTGGCCTTTCTATGGTCACTGACAAGGATCCTTCTGTTGGAGATTGCAAGTTCAGAATCATGATCCAGACAGATTCTGCAGTGCTGCATGGAAAAGTTGGATCTCTAACCACACTGCTGTTTTCTTTTGTAGTTTTCCTATGTTGTaatcttttgttttga
- the LOC114164598 gene encoding acetylglutamate kinase, chloroplastic has translation MMMAGTSKTLTNIFPSFPITTKPQNPLTTNTNNPSFPSSRLRHRAIYAVANPVQPPQLATDSTTPGQYRVDVLSESLPFIQKFRGKTIVVKYGGAAMKSPELQASVINDLVLLSCVGLRPVMVHGGGPEINTWLGRLNIPAVFRDGLRVTDADTMEIVSMVLVGKVNKTLVSLINKAGATAVGLSGLDGRLLTARPSPRAADLGFVGEVARVDPAVLRSLIDTNHIPVVTSVAADESGQPYNINADTVAGELAAALGAEKLILLTDVAGILEDRNDPNSLVKKIDIKGVKKMVEEGKVGGGMIPKVNCCVRSLAQGVTTASIIDGRVPHSLLLEILTDEGAGTMITG, from the coding sequence ATGATGATGGCAGGGACATCCAAAACCCTAACAAATATTTTCCCCTCTTTCCCAATCACAACGAAACCCCAAAACCCACTCACCACAAACACCAATAACCCATCTTTCCCTTCCTCTCGCCTCCGCCACCGTGCCATCTACGCGGTTGCCAACCCGGTTCAACCTCCACAATTAGCCACCGACTCAACCACTCCGGGTCAGTACCGAGTCGACGTGCTCTCTGAATCGCTCCCCTTCATTCAGAAATTTCGCGGCAAGACCATAGTCGTCAAGTACGGTGGCGCTGCCATGAAGTCCCCGGAGCTTCAGGCTTCCGTAATCAACGACCTGGTCCTCTTATCCTGCGTGGGCCTCCGTCCCGTCATGGTGCACGGCGGCGGCCCCGAGATCAACACCTGGCTTGGACGCCTTAACATCCCCGCTGTCTTCCGCGACGGCCTCCGCGTCACCGACGCCGATACCATGGAGATCGTCTCCATGGTCCTCGTCGGCAAGGTCAACAAAACCCTCGTCTCCCTCATCAACAAGGCCGGGGCCACCGCCGTGGGTCTCTCGGGCCTCGATGGCCGCCTCCTCACCGCCCGCCCCAGCCCCAGGGCCGCCGATCTAGGATTCGTCGGCGAGGTCGCCAGAGTCGACCCCGCCGTCCTCCGCTCCCTCATCGACACCAACCACATCCCAGTCGTCACCTCCGTTGCCGCCGATGAGTCCGGACAGCCCTACAACATTAATGCCGACACCGTCGCTGGAGAACTGGCTGCAGCACTCGGCGCGGAGAAGCTGATTCTGCTGACCGACGTGGCGGGGATCCTGGAGGATCGCAACGATCCCAACAGCTTGGTGAAGAAGATTGACATAAAAGGAGTGAAGAAAATGGTTGAAGAGGGAAAAGTTGGAGGTGGAATGATACCTAAGGTTAATTGTTGCGTGAGATCACTGGCACAAGGGGTCACCACTGCGAGTATCATTGATGGTAGGGTTCCTCACTCTTTGTTGCTCGAGATTTTAACTGATGAAGGTGCTGGAACTATGATAACTGGCTAA
- the LOC114163152 gene encoding DDB1- and CUL4-associated factor homolog 1, with amino-acid sequence MEDQGNQAPPPHDEEEDSKKEEDELVTKVNKLMEKITSAPDNPNATVLHALASILETQESRYMDENGHSSSSTARAAHVIGRLGGLIRENDEFFELISSKFLSETRYSTSVQAAAGRLLLCCSLTWIYPHVFEEPVMENIKNWVMDDNTGLSSEEQNLKHSSGGRREASDSEMLKTYSTGLLAVCLVGGGQIVEDVLTSGLSAKLMRYLRLRVLGETSSNQKDVSHITESRHASANTSGRARDDGRGRFRQLLEPNHLDDTRMIDESSLDDVSLERAPDRSISGQTLQEGSWIEGEPPDGLGEGVDVQEVDSDGEDRWRYRDIRDGRIKYSDHDDNVRDDSSRRRSNRGWGRSKGKGRVTEGTVESDSILSSPGSGSRLVQGRRDRSLMRNADVRRVAESKKILGRTSLESSGFERDDHDDCFHECRIGNKDITDLVRKAVQAAEAEARSANAPEEAVKAAGDAAADLVKSAASEEYKSSNDEEAAFLAASKAASTVIDAASAVEVSRSSIGNNTVTETESGKETETNEDVEEYFIPDTQSLAQLREKYCIQCLELLGEYVEVLGPVLHEKGVDVCLALLQQNSKHREPSKVALLLPDVMKLICALAAHRKFAALFVDRDGMEKLLAVPRMAQTFFGLSSCLFTIGSLQVIMERVCASKVVYHVVELALQLLECNQDQARKNAALFFAASFVFRAVLDAFDSLDGLQKLLGLLNDAASVRSGINSGALSLSNSGSLRNERSPAEVLTSSEKQIAYHTCVALRQYFRAHLLVLVDSIRPNKSNRSAARNNPSARAVYKPLDISNEAMDGVFLQLQKDRKLGPAFVRTRWLAVEKFLASNGHVTMLELCQAPPVERYLHDLLQYALGVLHIVTLVPSSRKMIVNVTLSNNRVGIAVILDAANIASNHVDPEIIQPALNVLVNLVCPPPSISNKPAMVAQGQQLPSSQTSNGPPSEARDRNAERSVSDRGVHSTSQIDPRERNGESNAIDRGSAASLSTQAVGSTPQTPVASATSGLVGDRRISLGVGAGCAGLAAQLEQGYRQARETVRSNNGIKVLLHLLQPRIYSPPAALDCLRALACRVLLGLARDDTIAHILTKLQVGKKLSELIRDSGSQTPGTEQGRWQAELSQAAIELIGIVTNSGRASTLAATDAATPTLRRIERAAIAAATPITYHSRELLLLIHEHLQASGLAQTASMLLKEAQVTPLPSLVPPSSLAQQPTTQEASSTHIQWPSGRTPSGFLSNKLKFNAKDEDAVLKSDSVSAKKKSLTFSSSFHSRLQLLDSQQSSVRKLSNTAKESSETSGVETGSEYSVKHNIDTGSQFKTPIALPAKRKLSDLKDISMFSSSGKRLNVGDQGVRSPICSSAIRKSGLQPDAVGLFTPTCNLKNQHSRCMGDLDENQCSISNLGQMTPSSQVLNDLQPSNPERVTLDSLVVQYLKHQHRQCPAPITTLPPLSLLHPHVCPEPKRSLDAPSNVTARLGTREFKYMYGGVHGNRRDRQFVYSRFRPWRTCRDDAGALLTCITFVGDSSHIAVGSHNGELKFFESNNSNVVESYTGHQAPLTLVQSFVSGETQLLLSSSSQDVRLWDATSILGGPSHSFEGCRAARFSNSGNVFAALSSESSRREILLYDIQTCHLESKLTDTFAASTGRGHVYSLIHFNPSDSMLLWNGVLWDRRVSGPVHRFDQFTDYGGGGFHPAGNEVIINSEVWDLRKFRLLRSVPSLDQTSITFNARGDVMYAILRRNLEDVMSAVHTRRVKHPLFSAFRTVDAVNYSDIATIPVDRCVLDFATEPTDSFVGLITMDDQDEMYASARIYEIGRRRPTDDDSDPDDAESEEEDEDDDDDDGDVDPLLGPGLGGDSGSDADDMSNDDEEDDSVSDLDEDEDGDFILDDVDFDGGPGILEIVTEGDEDDDDSQVLESLSSDDEDFVGNGFGY; translated from the exons ATGGAGGATCAAGGGAATCAAGCGCCACCGCCGCACGATGAAGAGGAGGATTCtaagaaggaagaagatgaattgGTTACGAAGGTTAACAAACTCATGGAGAAGATCACTTCTGCGCCTGATAACCCTAACGCCACCGTTCTCCACGCCCTTGCATCTATTCTCGAAACGCAAGAGTCGAG ATACATGGATGAGAATGGCCATTCTTCCTCCAGTACTGCCCGTGCCGCGCATGTCATTGGTCGTCTTGGCGGTTTAATTCGG GAAAATGATGAGTTTTTTGAGTTGATATCTTCAAAGTTTCTGTCAGAAACAAGATACTCAACTTCTGTTCAAGCTGCTGCTGGAAGACTTCTCCTATGCTGTTCCCTGACATGGATT TATCCTCATGTTTTTGAAGAACCGGTCatggaaaacataaaaaattgggTGATGGATGATAACACTGGGCTGTCTTCTGAAGAGCAGAATCTGAAGCATAGCTCAGGAGGGAGAAGGGAGGCATCAGACTCTGAAATGTTGAAAACCTATTCTACTGGACTCCTTGCTGTTTGTTTGGTTGG TGGAGGTCAAATTGTCGAAGATGTATTGACATCAGGCTTGTCAGCTAAGCTTATGCGATATCTTCGTTTACGTGTTCTGGGAGAGACAAGTAGCAACCAGAAAGATGTTTCTCATATCACAGAGAGTAGGCATGCATCTGCAAATACTTCAGGCAGAGCTAGAGATGATGGTCGTGGCAGATTTCGCCAGCTCCTTGAACCAAATCATTTGGATGATACTAGGATGATTGATGAGAGCTCTTTAGATGATGTAAGTCTTGAAAGGGCTCCAGACAGAAGCATTAGTGGACAAACACTTCAAGAAGGATCTTGGATAGAAGGTGAACCACCTGATGGGCTTGGTGAAGGTGTTGATGTCCAGGAGGTAGATTCTGATGGGGAGGATAGATGGCGTTACAGAGATATACGTGATGGAAGGATAAAATACAGTGATCATGATGACAATGTTAGAGATGACTCTTCAAGGCGGCGTTCAAACCGTGGATGGGGAAGATCTAAAGGGAAAGGAAGGGTCACTGAAGGGACTGTAGAGAGTGATTCCATTTTATCATCTCCTGGTTCCGGTAGTAGATTAGTACAGGGTCGGAGAGATAGAAGTCTAATGAGGAATGCTGATGTTAGGAGGGTGGCTGAGTCTAAGAAGATCCTTGGCAGGACCTCTTTGGAGTCTTCTGGTTTTGAAAGAGATGACCACGATGATTGTTTCCATGAATGCCGAATTGGAAATAAAGATATAACTGATCTTGTCCGGAAAGCAGTTCAAGCTGCTGAAGCTGAAGCTAGATCAGCCAATGCACCTGAAGAAGCTGTCAAAGCAGCTGGTGATGCTGCTGCTGACCTGGTTAAAAGTGCAGCTTCAGAG GAATATAAATCCTCAAACGATGAAGAAGCAGCTTTTTTGGCTGCTTCTAAAGCTGCATCAACTGTTATTGATGCTGCAAGTGCAGTTGAAGTTTCGAG GAGTTCTATTGGCAACAATACTGTAACAGAGACTGAGAGTGGCAAAGAAACAGAAACTAATGAGGATGTGGAAGAATACTTCATTCCAGATACTCAATCACTCGCACAGTTGAGGGAAAAATATTGCATTCAGTGTCTTGAGTTACTTGGAGAATATGTAGAAGTGCTTGGCCCTGTGTTGCACGAGAAGGGAGTTGATGTGTGTCTTGCACTTCTACAGCAGAATTCTAAACATCGGGAGCCATCGAAGGTTGCTTTACTGTTGCCCGATGTCATGAAGCTAATCTGTGCTTTGGCTGCACATAGGAAATTTGCTGCACTTTTTGTGGACCGAGACGGCATGGAAAAGCTTCTTGCTGTCCCTAGAATGGCACAGACTTTCTTTGGTCTTTCTTCTTGTCTATTCACTATTGGCTCTCTTCAG GTTATAATGGAAAGGGTCTGTGCTTCAAAAGTGGTTTATCACGTTGTTGAGTTAGCTCTCCAACTTCTTGAATGCAATCAAGATCAAGCTCGTAAGAATGCAGCATTGTTTTTTGCTGCTTCGTTTGTCTTCAGAGCTGTTCTCGATGCCTTTGATTCCCTAGATGGATTACAGAAATTACTTGGCCTTCTAAATGATGCTGCATCTGTAAGATCAGGAATAAATTCTGGAGCCTTGAGTTTATCTAACTCAGGATCACTTCGAAATGAGCGATCGCCTGCAGAAGTGCTGACATCATCTGAAAAGCAGATAGCCTATCACACTTGTGTTGCTTTGAGGCAATATTTCAGGGCCCATCTCCTTGTGTTAGTGGACTCCATTCGTCCTAACAAGAGCAATCGTAGTGCTGCTAGAAATAATCCAAGTGCAAGGGCAGTGTACAAGCCCCTTGATATTAGTAATGAGGCAATGGATGGAGTATTCCTACAATTACAAAAAGACCGGAAGCTAGGTCCTGCATTTGTTAGAACACGTTGGCTAGCAGTTGAGAAGTTCTTGGCATCTAATGGACATGTTACCATGTTGGAATTATGTCAG GCCCCACCTGTGGAGCGATATCTGCATGATCTGCTTCAGTATGCTTTGGGTGTTCTGCACATTGTTACATTGGTACCTAGCAGTCGTAAGATGATTGTAAATGTAACTTTAAGCAACAATCGTGTTGGTATTGCGGTAATTTTGGATGCTGCAAATATAGCTAGTAATCATGTGGACCCAGAG ATAATTCAACCAGCACTAAATGTTTTAGTCAATCTTGTTTGCCCTCCTCCTTCAATAAGCAATAAACCGGCTATGGTTGCACAAGGTCAGCAGTTGCCATCCTCCCAGACGTCTAATGGTCCTCCCTCAGAGGCTAGAGATAGAAATGCTGAACGAAGTGTTTCAGATCGAGGTGTTCACTCTACTAGCCAGATTGATCCTAGGGAGAGGAATGGGGAGTCCAATGCCATAGATCGAGGCAGTGCTGCAAGCTTAAGTACACAGGCTGTTGGTAGTACTCCACAGACTCCAGTTGCTTCTGCAACTTCTGGATTGGTTGGTGACCGAAGAATATCTTTGGGTGTGGGAGCAGGTTGTGCAGGCCTTGCTGCACAATTGGAACAAGGATATCGTCAGGCGAGAGAGACTGTCCGATCTAATAATGGTATAAAGGTTCTTCTCCATCTCCTCCAACCACGGATATATTCACCTCCTGCTGCGCTGGACTGTCTTCGTGCTCTAGCATGTCGAGTCCTGCTTGGATTAGCCAGAGATGATACAATTGCACACATATTGACAAAGCTTCAG GTTGGGAAAAAGCTGTCAGAACTGATTCGGGATTCTGGTAGCCAAACTCCTGGAACGGAGCAGGGTAGGTGGCAAGCTGAACTTTCCCAGGCTGCCATTGAGCTTATTGGG ATTGTGACCAATTCAGGCCGTGCAAGTACATTAGCTGCTACTGATGCAGCTACTCCTACATTAAGGCGCATAGAAAGAGCAGCTATTGCTGCTGCTACTCCTATTACTTACCATTCAAG GGAACTTTTGCTTTTAATTCATGAACACCTACAGGCATCTGGGTTGGCACAAACTGCTTCTATGTTGCTTAAAGAGGCACAGGTTACTCCTTTGCCATCATTGGTTCCTCCCTCTTCTCTTGCACAGCAGCCCACAACACAGGAAGCTTCTTCAACACATATTCAGTGGCCCTCTGGTCGTACTCCGTCTGGATTTCTCTCTaacaaattaaagtttaatgCAAAGGATGAGGATGCCGTCTTGAAAAGTGATTCTGTCTCTGCAAAGAAGAAATCACTAACTTTCTCGTCATCTTTTCATTCAAGACTCCAACTTCTTGACTCTCAGCAATCATCTGTAAGGAAATTATCAAATACTGCTAAAGAATCTTCAGAAACTAGTGGAGTAGAGACTGGATCGGAATATTCAGTGAAACATAACATTGATACTGGTTCTCAGTTTAAGACTCCAATAGCTTTGCCAGCAAAACGGAAGTTGTCTGATTTGAAGGACATTTCAATGTTTTCTTCATCTGGAAAAAGATTAAATGTTGGGGATCAAGGAGTCCGCTCTCCTATTTGTTCAAGTGCAATTCGTAAAAGCGGCCTGCAGCCTGATGCAGTTGGACTTTTCACCCCAACTTGTAACCTGAAAAATCAACATAGCCGTTGTATGGGTGACTTGGACGAGAATCAGTGCAGTATATCAAATCTAGGTCAGATGACACCATCCTCCCAAGTTTTAAACGACCTTCAGCCCAGCAACCCTGAGCGTGTAACATTAGATTCTCTAGTGGTTCAGTATTTGAAGCATCAACATCGGCAATGTCCAGCTCCTATTACAACACTTCCTCCATTGTCACTTCTGCACCCGCATGTCTGTCCTGAACCAAAGCGAAGCCTTGACGCGCCTTCTAATGTGACCGCTAGGCTTGGTACGCGCGagtttaaatatatgtatggTGGAGTACATGGGAATCGCAGGGATCGTCAATTTGTTTACAGTCGGTTTAGGCCTTGGCGCACATGTCGGGATGATGCTGGTGCCTTGTTAACATGCATTACATTTGTTGGCGATTCGTCTCATATTGCTGTTGGAAGCCATAACGGGGAGCTGAAATTTTTTGAATCCAACAACAGTAATGTAGTAGAGAGCTACACAGGTCATCAGGCTCCTTTGACTCTTGTTCAGTCTTTTGTTTCAGGCGAGACCCAGCTATTACTTTCTTCAAGCTCCCAAGATGTTAGATTGTGGGACGCAACTTCAATTTTAGGTGGTCCTAGCCATTCATTTGAAGGATGCAGGGCAGCCAGGTTTAGCAATTCTGGGAATGTTTTTGCAGCCCTGTCATCAGAATCTTCTCGGCGGGAGATCCTCTTGTATGATATCCAAACATGTCACTTAGAGTCGAAGTTGACAGATACATTTGCAGCCTCTACAGGGCGAGGTCACGTTTATTCTTTAATCCATTTTAACCCTTCTGACTCAATGCTGCTTTGGAATGGTGTCTTGTGGGATCGACGTGTCTCTGGTCCTGTTCATCGCTTTGATCAGTTTACAGATTATGGTGGTGGAGGCTTTCATCCTGCTGGCAACGAG GTTATTATAAACTCTGAAGTCTGGGATCTGCGCAAGTTCAGATTGCTACGCAGTGTGCCTTCATTGGATCAAACATCAATAACATTCAATGCGCGTGGTGATGTAATGTATGCTATCTTAAGGAGAAATCTTGAGGATGTAATGTCAGCAGTCCACACTCGACGCGTCAAGCATCCTCTTTTTTCAGCTTTCCGCACAGTGGATGCAGTTAATTATTCTGACATTGCAACTATCCCTGTGGATCGCTGTGTTCTTGATTTTGCAACTGAGCCTACAGACTCATTTGTTGGGCTGATTACCATGGATGATCAGGATGAGATGTATGCTTCTGCCAGAATATATGAAATTGGTCGTCGGAGGCCAACGGATGATGATTCTGATCCTGATGATGCTGAAAGTGAGGAGGAAGATGAGGATGACGACGATGATGATGGGGATGTTGATCCTCTTTTAGGCCCTGGTCTTGGTGGGGATAGTGGCAGTGATGCTGATGATATGAGCAATGATGACGAGGAGGATGATAGTGTGAGTGATCTTGATGAAGATGAGGATGGGGATTTTATTTTGGATGATGTAGACTTTGATGGTGGACCTGGCATATTGGAGATTGTGACAGAAGGTGacgaagatgatgatgatagtCAGGTACTTGAATCCTTAAGTAGTGATGATGAGGATTTTGTGGGTAATGGCTTTGggtattaa